Proteins encoded within one genomic window of Arachis ipaensis cultivar K30076 chromosome B08, Araip1.1, whole genome shotgun sequence:
- the LOC107614365 gene encoding protein SRG1: MDEIKNPYGTSILVPSVQELAKHKISTVPQRYVHPQQHEDLAISGADLALEIPVIDLQKLLSTQDGNSELSKFHLACKDWGFFQLVNHGVSPSLIEKVKLETKDFFNLPMSEKKKFWQTSQYVEGFGQAFVVSEDQKLDWADIYYMSTLPTHMRLPHLFPNLPLPFRETLELYSEELKNIGNIIVKQVGIALNMDEKEMRELFEVDGIQSMRMNYYPPCPEPEKVIGLTPHSDGGGLTILLQVSEVEGLQIKKDGIWVPVTPLPNAFIINIGDALEIVTNGIYRSIEHRAVVNSEQERLSIATFYSPRYDTTLGPASSLITKETPPRFKTIKLKEYLEGLFARKLDGKSYIDAMRILTEHRD, from the exons ATGGATGAGATCAAGAACCCGTATGGGACTTCAATTCTTGTGCCATCAGTTCAAGAATTAGCCAAACACAAAATTTCAACTGTTCCACAAAGATACGTTCATCCTCAGCAACATGAAGATTTGGCCATCTCTGGAGCTGATCTTGCTCTTGAGATTCCAGTTATTGATTTGCAGAAATTGCTTTCTACTCAAGATGGGAATTCTGAATTGTCTAAGTTTCACCTTGCATGCAAAGATTGGGGATTTTTTCAG CTGGTAAATCATGGAGTTAGCCCTTCTTTAATAGAGAAAGTAAAGTTGGAGACTAAGGATTTCTTCAACCTTCCAATGTCAGAGAAGAAAAAGTTTTGGCAAACTTCTCAATATGTTGAAGGGTTTGGACAAGCTTTTGTTGTGAGTGAAGACCAAAAACTTGATTGGGCtgatatttattatatgagcacTCTTCCAACTCACATGAGATTGCCCCACCTATTTCCAAACCTTCCTCTTCCTTTCAG AGAGACTCTAGAACTTTACTCAGAGGAGCTGAAAAATATAGGCAATATTATTGTTAAACAAGTGGGAATAGCTTTGAATATGGATGAAAAAGAAATGAGAGAGTTATTTGAAGTAGATGGAATACAATCCATGAGAATGAATTATTACCCTCCATGTCCTGAGCCAGAGAAGGTTATTGGTCTCACACCACATTCAGATGGAGGAGGTTTAACCATTCTCCTACAAGTTAGTGAAGTTGAAGGGCTACAAATAAAGAAAGATGGCATATGGGTTCCTGTTACACCCCTCCCTAATGCCTTCATTATTAACATTGGGGATGCCTTGGAG ATTGTAACAAATGGGATATATCGAAGTATAGAGCATCGAGCAGTGGTGAATTCTGAACAGGAAAGGCTTTCTATTGCTACATTCTACAGTCCAAGATATGATACCACATTAGGTCCTGCATCAAGTTTGATCACTAAAGAAACACCACCACGATTCAAAACAATCAAATTAAAGGAGTACCTAGAGGGATTATTTGCTCGTAAACTTGATGGAAAATCTTACATAGATGCTATGAGAATATTAACAGAGCATCGAGATTGA